One Perognathus longimembris pacificus isolate PPM17 chromosome 2, ASM2315922v1, whole genome shotgun sequence DNA segment encodes these proteins:
- the Orc5 gene encoding origin recognition complex subunit 5: MPSLENVVLCREAQVSTLQSLFGERHHFSFPSIFIYGHTASGKTYVTQTLLKTLELPHVFVNCVECFTLRLLLEQILNKLSYLNSSEGCSTEIICETFNDFVRLFKQVTTAESLKNQTVYIVLDKAEYLRDMEANLLPGFLRLQELTDRNVTVIFLSEIIWEKFRPNTGCFEPFVLYFPDYSIGNLQKILSHDHPPEYSADFYAAYINILLGVFYTVCRDLKELRHLAVLNFPKYCEPVVKGEAGERDTRKLWRNIEPHLKKAMQTVYLREISSSQWEKLQKDDTDPGQIKGLSAYTHMELPYYSKFILIAAYLASYNPARTDKRFFLKHHGKIKKTNFLKKHEKTSNHLLGPKSFPLDRLLAILYSIVDSRVAPTANIFSQITSLVTLQLLTLVGHDDQLDGPKYKCTVSLDFIRAIARTVNFDIIKYLYDFL, from the exons ATGCCTTCCCTGGAGAACGTGGTGCTGTGTCGCGAGGCCCAGGTGTCCACCTTGCAGTCCCTGTTCGGAGAG AGACATCATTTCAGCTTCCCATCGATTTTTATTTATGGACATACTGCCAGTGGAAAAACCTATGTAACCCAAACTTTGTTGAAAACTTTAGAG CTCCCACATGTCTTTGTGAATTGTGTTGAATGCTTTACCTTGAGGTTGCTTTTGGAACAAATTTTGAACAAGTTGAGTTACCTTAATTCTTCAGAAGGATGTTCTACTGAAATAATCTGTGAAACTTTTAATGACTTTGTTCGATTGTTTAAACAAGTAACCACAGCTGAAAGCCTCAAGAATCAGACTGTATATATT gtcctAGATAAAGCAGAATATCTAAGAGATATGGAAGCAAATCTTTTGCCTGGGTTTCTTAGGTTACAAGAATTG ACTGATAGAAATGTGACTGTTATCTTTCTCAGTGAAATTATTTGGGAAAAATTTCGTCCAAATACTGGATGCTTTGAGCCATTTGTCTTGTATTTCCCTGATTATAGCATAG GGAACCTTCAAAAGATCCTCTCCCATGATCATCCTCCAGAGTATTCTGCTGACTTTTATGCTGCCTACATTAATATTCTTCTTGGAGTTTTCTACACAGTCTGTCGGGATTTGAAAGAGCTTAGACACCTG GCTGTGCTTAATTTTCCTAAATATTGTGAGCCTGTAGTTAAAGGAGAAG CAGGTGAACGTGATACTCGCAAACTGTGGAGAAATATCGAACCTCATTTGAAGAAAGCCATGCAGACTGTTTATCTCAGGGAAATATCAAG TTCTCAGTGGGAAAAGCTACAGAAAGATGACACAGATCCAGGACAAATAAAAG GTCTCTCAGCATATACACATATGGAACTCCCATACTACTCTAAGTTTATTCTTATTGCTGCTTACCTTGCTTCATACAACCCAGCAAGAACTGACAAGAGGTTCTTCCTTAAG catcatggaaaaatcaagaaaaccaacTTTCTAAAGAAACATGAAAAG aCAAGCAATCATCTCCTTGGACCAAAGTCATTTCCATTAGACAGATTGTTAGCAATATTATATAGTATTGTGGACAGCAGAGTTGCTCCAACAGCAAATATATTTTCTCAG aTTACTTCTCTAGTGACCCTTCAGTTACTAACTCTGGTTGGCCATGATGATCAGCTTGATGGACCAAAATACAAATGCACAGTTTCACTAGACTTCATCAGAGCTATTGCAAG